A region from the Helicoverpa armigera isolate CAAS_96S chromosome 6, ASM3070526v1, whole genome shotgun sequence genome encodes:
- the LOC110371028 gene encoding tetratricopeptide repeat protein 14 homolog isoform X3: MDPSLDASLVTQSINYHGQQLQKTWEAERGEDDLTKIGVGALDFAVYQSRHKHLTFQDRGKRLKLHQFIAKEANALFDTSIMEETPSSSSLGADAPTPEDNLYALMPPFETFLNVDKSARLRHFFDNVKTGELIIGAVINRTASGMMLKVLCTAGPTSRYVADINVKAFLPVTNIIPAVDKKNVSRNYLMNDTVCCEVIEVIPDTDKMVCGMKGITRGPDDAPPKPPLGLLSTDDFPLVYKKTVDMKGESYEAILEKSPGFNNPNCVQYLSELLGISNMHCTNFSSLRGGFTPAEYADELRQAQASKWAFRSVAEGIEHFKAGRHSEAFQCLNKALSIDPRNVEGLVARGALYANSGTFKKAIEDFETSLKLNPNHANARKYLGETLVALGRSYEDENKITEAQKAYEDCLAIIPFHEEAQNSLDFLKSKTSATKPLIEPAELLLPGLTGAKSYEMKETLKQLLNLTEKKDKKKKKKRGKGKKKRSSSSSSSSSDSSSSSSSSESSSSSSDSSDSEGPNRKKKRRSQPNNKRQRSLSPLSKRMEMLGAPEAGSRTHNSQFNHPYGYQPPPPPVEEVNPEPQRSQADIDYELKVRKFLEMTKEDSDYEDKVRNFLEETAQYKRNRKMQELGQQPQPGADRDKKKKKKKDKSVPFTELFDLTGKKKKESKRKRKEQEREEKRKAKIARAAANNDYSLRDLENIGDKKLRDAIRKELKGKKRDLSSDGEYDRKHDKRMLDDMHGLEELESKLSAYHVMVEKEVLHKRDGRSSLSPDQAPPPPLEKPKWKMSMSAVKDTVKKKETPVPKGYKEHYAFEDSSDDSQENPKPSPSSGDKNVSVRRAMAMKEPPPLPSAPPPNKREPDPPGTEPSHPVRKGNIVLDKFGSFRLAQEGETPVSVGDGRPEQFVTRIKPPSPSGRRPRSPPSPRRHSSNSSDDERRSKRSRSRSRPRKYRSRSRSRSRSASSASGSVASRRRRSASPRSRSRSDASRSYYSRSRSRSRFRRFVRRGNWRGRGGFERGTYYRPRFHTYNGGGGRGRGRGGGDFRRDDGRRFQQEWRDNRSRGGRPFRPRRGGGGRGRPFRGGFRDFRDRRGGRYSRSRSPERTRRSRSYSPERRDKDRDSYSRYSERDSHRSEGEYEEERYVDRKEYDGKWADGNEPERNSHPEEKQPAEQAPKE, from the exons ATGGACCCTTCTTTGGATGCGTCCTTAGTGACGCAATCCATTAACTACCATGGTCAGCAACTTCAAAAAACGTGGGAAGCAGAGAGAGGGGAAGACGATTTGACAAAAATTGGCGTGGGTGCATTGGATTTCGCTGTATACCAGTCGAGGCACAAGCACCTGACGTTTCAAGATCGTGGCAAGCGGCTGAAGCTTCACCAGTTCATTGCTAAGGAGGCAAATGCGTTGTTCGACACTTCAATTATGGAGGAAACACCATCGTCGTCTAGCCTTGGAGCAGACGCGCCTACACCGGAAGACA ATCTGTATGCTTTAATGCCACCTTTCGAAACATTCTTGAATGTCGACAAATCTGCGAGATTAAGGCATTTCTTTGAT AATGTGAAGACAGGAGAACTAATAATAGGAGCGGTCATCAACAGGACGGCTTCGGGTATGATGCTAAAGGTGCTTTGCACCGCCGGCCCGACCTCCAGATATGTAGCTGACATCAATGTGAAG GCATTTTTACCAGTTACAAATATCATACCAGCTGTGGACAAGAAAAACGTGTCAAGAAACTACCTGATGAATGACACTGTATGCTGTGAAGTGATAGAAGTTATCCCTGACACTGACAAAATGGTGTGCGGCATGAAAGGAATCACCCGCGGGCCCGATGACGCTCCGCCTAAGCCGCCGCTAGGCCTTCTCAGCACCGACGACTTCCCTCTCGTCTACAA GAAAACTGTGGATATGAAGGGTGAGAGCTATGAGGCCATACTGGAGAAGAGTCCAGGCTTCAATAACCCCAACTGCGTCCAATATCTTTCTGAACTCCTCGGAATCTCCAACATGCACTGCACCAACTTTTCGTCATTGAG GGGAGGATTTACACCAGCGGAATATGCAGATGAACTTCGTCAAGCACAAGCAAGCAAGTGGGCTTTCCGTTCGGTCGCTGAAGGAATTGAACATTTCAAAGCCGGCCGACACTCGGAGGCATTCCAATGCCTCAATAAGGCGTTAAGTATCGACCCCAGAAACGTCGAAGGATTAGTTGCAAGAGGAGCACTATACGCCAATAGCGGAACATTCAAAAAAGCGATAGAAGACTTTGAAACATCTCTAAAACTGAATCCAAACCATGCCAACGCTAGGAAGTACTTAGGAGAGACATTAGTAGCATTGGGTCGAAGTTACGAAGACGAAAATAAGATCACTGAAGCACAGAAAGCGTATGAAGATTGTTTGGCGATCATTCCTTTCCATGAAGAGGCACAGAATTCCCTGGACTTCTTGAAGAGTAAGACGTCAGCTACCAAGCCGTTGATCGAACCAGCAGAGTTGCTTCTGCCTGGTTTGACGGGAGCTAAGTCTTATGAGATGAAAGAGACATTGAAGCAATTGTTGAATTTGACGGAGAAGAAggataaaaagaagaagaagaagcgcGGCAAGGGTAAGAAGAAGCGATCGAGCAGCTCGTCATCATCGTCAAGTGACTCGTCGAGCTCCAGTTCATCATCAGAGTCTTCGTCGTCATCGTCCGATAGCAGTG ATTCCGAAGGTCCCAACCGTAAGAAGAAGCGCCGTTCTCAACCCAACAACAAGAGGCAACGGTCCCTGTCGCCTCTCAGCAAACGTATGGAGATGCTCGGCGCCCCCGAAGCCGGGTCACGGACGCACAACTCGCAGTTCAACCATCCGTATGGGTaccagccgccgccgccgcctgtTGAAGAAGTCAACCCTGAACCGCAGAGGTCGCAGGCTGATATTGATTATGAATTGAAG GTACGCAAGTTCCTCGAAATGACCAAAGAGGATTCGGACTACGAAGATAAAGTGCGGAACTTCTTAGAAGAGACGGCTCAGTACAAACGCAACCGCAAGATGCAGGAGTTGGGCCAGCAGCCGCAGCCCGGCGCCGATAGggacaagaagaaaaagaagaagaaagataaGTCAGTACCTTTCACTGAACTTTTCGATTTGACTGG gaagaagaagaaagaatcTAAAAGGAAGCGCAAGGAGCAAGAACGCGAAGAAAAGCGAAAGGCTAAGATAGCTCGCGCGGCCGCCAACAATGATTACAGTTTACGTGACCTGGAAAACATTGGGGACAAGAAACTCAGAGATGCCATCAG aaAAGAGTTGAAAGGCAAGAAGCGCGATCTCAGCTCGGATGGCGAATATGACAGGAAACATGACAAGAG GATGCTAGACGATATGCACGGTCTCGAGGAGCTGGAGTCGAAGCTGAGCGCGTACCACGTAATGGTGGAGAAGGAAGTGCTGCACAAGCGCGACGGCCGCTCCTCGCTCAGCCCCGAccaggcgccgccgccgccgctcgaGAAACCCAAGTGGAAGATGTCCATGAGCGCGGTCAAAGACAC GGTCAAGAAGAAGGAAACTCCTGTGCCCAAAGGTTACAAAGAACATTATGCATTCGAAGACAGCTCAGATGATTCACAGGAGAATCCAAAG CCATCACCATCAAGCGGCGATAAGAATGTGTCGGTGCGTCGCGCGATGGCCATGAAGGAGCCGCCACCGCTGCCGTCAGCGCCGCCGCCGAACAAGCGGGAACCCGACCCGCCGGGGACCGAACCTTCACATCCT GTTCGTAAAGGCAACATAGTCCTAGACAAATTCGGTTCATTCCGTCTGGCTCAAGAGGGAGAGACTCCGGTGTCGGTGGGCGACGGGCGGCCCGAGCAGTTCGTGACGCGCATCAAGCCGCCCTCGCCGTCCGGCCGCCGCCCGCGCTCGCCTCCCTCACCCAGGCGACACTCTTCCAACTCCTCAGATGATGAGAGGAGATCTAAGCGCTCGAGGAGCAG GTCACGGCCCCGCAAGTACCGGTCTCGCTCCCGATCCCGCTCCCGCTCGGCGTCGAGCGCGAGCGGCTCGGTAGCatcgcgccgccgccgctcggCCTCGCCTCGCTCTCGCTCGCGCTCCGACGCCAGCCGCTCCTACTACTCTCGCAGCAGATCACGATCACG GTTCCGTCGTTTCGTTCGTCGTGGCAACTGGCGGGGTCGTGGCGGTTTCGAGCGCGGCACGTACTACCGGCCTCGCTTCCACACGTACAACGGGGGCGGAGGCCGGGGCCGCGGCCGCGGGGGCGGAGACTTCCGCAGAGACGACGGACGACGCTTCCAGCAGGAGTGGCGCGACAACCGCTCGAGAGGAGGCAGGCCATTCAGACCCAGGCGTGGTGGTGGCGGACGGGGTAGACCGTTCAG AGGAGGATTCCGCGACTTCAGAGATCGTAGAGGCGGCCGCTACTCAAGATCGCGAAGCCCTGAAAGAACGCGCAGATCTAGATCCTACAGTCCTGAAAGACGCGACAAGGACAGAGACAG TTATTCCCGTTACTCTGAGCGTGACAGCCATCGTAGCGAGGGCGAATATGAAGAGGAAAGATACGTGGACAGAAAGGAATACGACGGCAAGTGGGCTGACGGCAATGAACCCGAGAGGAACTCCCATCCGGAGGAGAAACAGCCCGCCGAACAAGCCCCCAAAGAATAA
- the LOC110371028 gene encoding tetratricopeptide repeat protein 14 homolog isoform X5, whose translation MDPSLDASLVTQSINYHGQQLQKTWEAERGEDDLTKIGVGALDFAVYQSRHKHLTFQDRGKRLKLHQFIAKEANALFDTSIMEETPSSSSLGADAPTPEDNLYALMPPFETFLNVDKSARLRHFFDNVKTGELIIGAVINRTASGMMLKVLCTAGPTSRYVADINVKAFLPVTNIIPAVDKKNVSRNYLMNDTVCCEVIEVIPDTDKMVCGMKGITRGPDDAPPKPPLGLLSTDDFPLVYKKTVDMKGESYEAILEKSPGFNNPNCVQYLSELLGISNMHCTNFSSLRGGFTPAEYADELRQAQASKWAFRSVAEGIEHFKAGRHSEAFQCLNKALSIDPRNVEGLVARGALYANSGTFKKAIEDFETSLKLNPNHANARKYLGETLVALGRSYEDENKITEAQKAYEDCLAIIPFHEEAQNSLDFLKSKTSATKPLIEPAELLLPGLTGAKSYEMKETLKQLLNLTEKKDKKKKKKRGKGKKKRSSSSSSSSSDSSSSSSSSESSSSSSDSSDSEGPNRKKKRRSQPNNKRQRSLSPLSKRMEMLGAPEAGSRTHNSQFNHPYGYQPPPPPVEEVNPEPQRSQADIDYELKVRKFLEMTKEDSDYEDKVRNFLEETAQYKRNRKMQELGQQPQPGADRDKKKKKKKDKSVPFTELFDLTGKKKKESKRKRKEQEREEKRKAKIARAAANNDYSLRDLENIGDKKLRDAIRKELKGKKRDLSSDGEYDRKHDKRVKKKETPVPKGYKEHYAFEDSSDDSQENPKPSPSSGDKNVSVRRAMAMKEPPPLPSAPPPNKREPDPPGTEPSHPVRKGNIVLDKFGSFRLAQEGETPVSVGDGRPEQFVTRIKPPSPSGRRPRSPPSPRRHSSNSSDDERRSKRSRSRSRPRKYRSRSRSRSRSASSASGSVASRRRRSASPRSRSRSDASRSYYSRSRSRSRSGSRFRRFVRRGNWRGRGGFERGTYYRPRFHTYNGGGGRGRGRGGGDFRRDDGRRFQQEWRDNRSRGGRPFRPRRGGGGRGRPFRGGFRDFRDRRGGRYSRSRSPERTRRSRSYSPERRDKDRDSYSRYSERDSHRSEGEYEEERYVDRKEYDGKWADGNEPERNSHPEEKQPAEQAPKE comes from the exons ATGGACCCTTCTTTGGATGCGTCCTTAGTGACGCAATCCATTAACTACCATGGTCAGCAACTTCAAAAAACGTGGGAAGCAGAGAGAGGGGAAGACGATTTGACAAAAATTGGCGTGGGTGCATTGGATTTCGCTGTATACCAGTCGAGGCACAAGCACCTGACGTTTCAAGATCGTGGCAAGCGGCTGAAGCTTCACCAGTTCATTGCTAAGGAGGCAAATGCGTTGTTCGACACTTCAATTATGGAGGAAACACCATCGTCGTCTAGCCTTGGAGCAGACGCGCCTACACCGGAAGACA ATCTGTATGCTTTAATGCCACCTTTCGAAACATTCTTGAATGTCGACAAATCTGCGAGATTAAGGCATTTCTTTGAT AATGTGAAGACAGGAGAACTAATAATAGGAGCGGTCATCAACAGGACGGCTTCGGGTATGATGCTAAAGGTGCTTTGCACCGCCGGCCCGACCTCCAGATATGTAGCTGACATCAATGTGAAG GCATTTTTACCAGTTACAAATATCATACCAGCTGTGGACAAGAAAAACGTGTCAAGAAACTACCTGATGAATGACACTGTATGCTGTGAAGTGATAGAAGTTATCCCTGACACTGACAAAATGGTGTGCGGCATGAAAGGAATCACCCGCGGGCCCGATGACGCTCCGCCTAAGCCGCCGCTAGGCCTTCTCAGCACCGACGACTTCCCTCTCGTCTACAA GAAAACTGTGGATATGAAGGGTGAGAGCTATGAGGCCATACTGGAGAAGAGTCCAGGCTTCAATAACCCCAACTGCGTCCAATATCTTTCTGAACTCCTCGGAATCTCCAACATGCACTGCACCAACTTTTCGTCATTGAG GGGAGGATTTACACCAGCGGAATATGCAGATGAACTTCGTCAAGCACAAGCAAGCAAGTGGGCTTTCCGTTCGGTCGCTGAAGGAATTGAACATTTCAAAGCCGGCCGACACTCGGAGGCATTCCAATGCCTCAATAAGGCGTTAAGTATCGACCCCAGAAACGTCGAAGGATTAGTTGCAAGAGGAGCACTATACGCCAATAGCGGAACATTCAAAAAAGCGATAGAAGACTTTGAAACATCTCTAAAACTGAATCCAAACCATGCCAACGCTAGGAAGTACTTAGGAGAGACATTAGTAGCATTGGGTCGAAGTTACGAAGACGAAAATAAGATCACTGAAGCACAGAAAGCGTATGAAGATTGTTTGGCGATCATTCCTTTCCATGAAGAGGCACAGAATTCCCTGGACTTCTTGAAGAGTAAGACGTCAGCTACCAAGCCGTTGATCGAACCAGCAGAGTTGCTTCTGCCTGGTTTGACGGGAGCTAAGTCTTATGAGATGAAAGAGACATTGAAGCAATTGTTGAATTTGACGGAGAAGAAggataaaaagaagaagaagaagcgcGGCAAGGGTAAGAAGAAGCGATCGAGCAGCTCGTCATCATCGTCAAGTGACTCGTCGAGCTCCAGTTCATCATCAGAGTCTTCGTCGTCATCGTCCGATAGCAGTG ATTCCGAAGGTCCCAACCGTAAGAAGAAGCGCCGTTCTCAACCCAACAACAAGAGGCAACGGTCCCTGTCGCCTCTCAGCAAACGTATGGAGATGCTCGGCGCCCCCGAAGCCGGGTCACGGACGCACAACTCGCAGTTCAACCATCCGTATGGGTaccagccgccgccgccgcctgtTGAAGAAGTCAACCCTGAACCGCAGAGGTCGCAGGCTGATATTGATTATGAATTGAAG GTACGCAAGTTCCTCGAAATGACCAAAGAGGATTCGGACTACGAAGATAAAGTGCGGAACTTCTTAGAAGAGACGGCTCAGTACAAACGCAACCGCAAGATGCAGGAGTTGGGCCAGCAGCCGCAGCCCGGCGCCGATAGggacaagaagaaaaagaagaagaaagataaGTCAGTACCTTTCACTGAACTTTTCGATTTGACTGG gaagaagaagaaagaatcTAAAAGGAAGCGCAAGGAGCAAGAACGCGAAGAAAAGCGAAAGGCTAAGATAGCTCGCGCGGCCGCCAACAATGATTACAGTTTACGTGACCTGGAAAACATTGGGGACAAGAAACTCAGAGATGCCATCAG aaAAGAGTTGAAAGGCAAGAAGCGCGATCTCAGCTCGGATGGCGAATATGACAGGAAACATGACAAGAG GGTCAAGAAGAAGGAAACTCCTGTGCCCAAAGGTTACAAAGAACATTATGCATTCGAAGACAGCTCAGATGATTCACAGGAGAATCCAAAG CCATCACCATCAAGCGGCGATAAGAATGTGTCGGTGCGTCGCGCGATGGCCATGAAGGAGCCGCCACCGCTGCCGTCAGCGCCGCCGCCGAACAAGCGGGAACCCGACCCGCCGGGGACCGAACCTTCACATCCT GTTCGTAAAGGCAACATAGTCCTAGACAAATTCGGTTCATTCCGTCTGGCTCAAGAGGGAGAGACTCCGGTGTCGGTGGGCGACGGGCGGCCCGAGCAGTTCGTGACGCGCATCAAGCCGCCCTCGCCGTCCGGCCGCCGCCCGCGCTCGCCTCCCTCACCCAGGCGACACTCTTCCAACTCCTCAGATGATGAGAGGAGATCTAAGCGCTCGAGGAGCAG GTCACGGCCCCGCAAGTACCGGTCTCGCTCCCGATCCCGCTCCCGCTCGGCGTCGAGCGCGAGCGGCTCGGTAGCatcgcgccgccgccgctcggCCTCGCCTCGCTCTCGCTCGCGCTCCGACGCCAGCCGCTCCTACTACTCTCGCAGCAGATCACGATCACGGTCGGGCTCAAG GTTCCGTCGTTTCGTTCGTCGTGGCAACTGGCGGGGTCGTGGCGGTTTCGAGCGCGGCACGTACTACCGGCCTCGCTTCCACACGTACAACGGGGGCGGAGGCCGGGGCCGCGGCCGCGGGGGCGGAGACTTCCGCAGAGACGACGGACGACGCTTCCAGCAGGAGTGGCGCGACAACCGCTCGAGAGGAGGCAGGCCATTCAGACCCAGGCGTGGTGGTGGCGGACGGGGTAGACCGTTCAG AGGAGGATTCCGCGACTTCAGAGATCGTAGAGGCGGCCGCTACTCAAGATCGCGAAGCCCTGAAAGAACGCGCAGATCTAGATCCTACAGTCCTGAAAGACGCGACAAGGACAGAGACAG TTATTCCCGTTACTCTGAGCGTGACAGCCATCGTAGCGAGGGCGAATATGAAGAGGAAAGATACGTGGACAGAAAGGAATACGACGGCAAGTGGGCTGACGGCAATGAACCCGAGAGGAACTCCCATCCGGAGGAGAAACAGCCCGCCGAACAAGCCCCCAAAGAATAA